The stretch of DNA GGCCTGCTTCATCAGGGCGTCGGTGATCTGGATCTCGCCACCCTTGCCCGGCTCGGTTTCTTCGATCAGCTTGAAGATGTCCGGGGTCATGATGTAGCGACCGATGATCGCCAGGTTCGACGGCGCATCTTCCGGCTTCGGCTTCTCAACCATGTTGCGTACGCGGTACAGGTCATCGCCGATCAGGTCGCCGGCAATCACCCCGTACTTGCTGGTTTCTTGCGGGTCGACTTCCATGATCGCGACGATGGTGCAGCGGTACTGCTTGTACAGCTTGACCATCTGCTTCAGCACGCCGTCACCTTCGAGGTTGACGCACAGGTCGTCCGCCAGCACCACGGCGAACGGCTCGTCACCGATCAGCGGACGGCCGGTCAGGATCGCATGACCCAGGCCTTTCATTTCGGTCTGGCGAGTGTAGGAGAACGAGCACTCGTCCAGCAGACGGCGGATACCGACCAGGTATTTTTCCTTGTCGGTGCCCTTGATCTGGTTTTCCAGCTCGTAACTGATGTCGAAGTGGTCTTCCAGGGCGCGCTTGCCGCGACCGGTGACGATGGAGATTTCGTTCAGACCGGCATCCAGTGCTTCTTCAACGCCGTACTGGATCAGTGGCTTGTTCACCACCGGCAGCATTTCTTTAGGCATGGCTTTAGTCGCTGGCAGGAAGCGAGTACCGTAACCGGCTGCTGGGAACAAGCATTTCTTGATCATATGAGTCCTTAAAAGGGCTGTACGTACGAATTTCGGCGCAGTCTAATCAGGCCGCGTGCGCCTTACAATGGGTCGCAGTGGCTAACCGCTGCCATCTAAGAGAAATATTGCCGCGGATAGTTCCCCAAATAGCTCCCCACCTTGTTCTGCACGCTCCACACATCGTTTCGAACAGACTTGCAAACACGGCTTCGCAGCATCGTACAGATAGCCCGCGCCGTAAACCGCCATCTGGCTGCAAAGCCTTAATTTTCTGCGTCCCGCCCTTGTCCGCACTCTTACAGGAACTCGTTTACCGCTATCATGGCGCCCTTGAATCCCGCCAACGAGGCAGATAGATGTCGGCAACAAAAAGCGTAAACGGTTACCAGATCAAGCAGTTGAAAGACGGCCAGTGGTGGTTGGTCAGCGCCCAGGGCGAGAACGTCGCCGGACCTTTCGCCAGCGAGGCGATGGCGGTCGAAGTGGCATCGGTGTTCGAGGACTCCGCAGGCCACGCGTCGGCACGTCGCAATCCCAAGTCCTGAGACGGCCTCTGCACTGAAGAGCCCTGCCCCGCGCAGGGCTTTTTCATGCCGATCTATACCGCAGTGGCGGTTCGCTATAGCATCTCGCCCCAGACGCTCGCCAAGGGTGTCCAGCCCTCCCCCGGGGCTCAAACTTCTCGACGACGACCACACCCATGCACAAACTTCTGGCACTGACTGCGGTACTGGCCCTGAGCGGATGCGCCACCGTTTCCGATACC from Pseudomonas chlororaphis subsp. chlororaphis encodes:
- the galU gene encoding UTP--glucose-1-phosphate uridylyltransferase GalU; this translates as MIKKCLFPAAGYGTRFLPATKAMPKEMLPVVNKPLIQYGVEEALDAGLNEISIVTGRGKRALEDHFDISYELENQIKGTDKEKYLVGIRRLLDECSFSYTRQTEMKGLGHAILTGRPLIGDEPFAVVLADDLCVNLEGDGVLKQMVKLYKQYRCTIVAIMEVDPQETSKYGVIAGDLIGDDLYRVRNMVEKPKPEDAPSNLAIIGRYIMTPDIFKLIEETEPGKGGEIQITDALMKQAQDGCVIAYKFKGKRFDCGGAEGYIDATNFCFENFYKTGKAY